The Mercurialis annua linkage group LG8, ddMerAnnu1.2, whole genome shotgun sequence genome window below encodes:
- the LOC126659873 gene encoding uncharacterized protein LOC126659873, translating to MDPPRDNTLPATNREDRETEPPALNLFPPTSEEGETSDPLAIRQTIPPIAVAPDEEPINNQAMFKAFLEITSLLKDIKQSISLKSPEQGSAKSPVQKSTSTMDKGKEPMREEDAPENSARKQNAPIVIPDEERWMDEQHTLKGGEEHLEEKVRQVMSRLGIRCEDVDISLRSDSPLADFIISHEFPTKFRYPPNLESYDGTGCPKSHIHKFQAVINVQTNLDHVLCKLFPTTLKGLAQEWYQSLKPGSVLTFKQFSGLFQARFVACIPQKKLSTDLLAIMQWEGETLRKYVERFNKEAMQIEDLSQEIAYTALLNGTTNSDLRKELLAKSPKSFTTLMTIAHTQIRVDDGQREIENRLGRVEERTFAGRRNGDRSPIGKRFGEKGNDHFRNKRKKDEDRRYTPLNTTRTNVLFWVKDSREKVRWPRKMNAASASKRDNSKYCEFHRDNGHTTDECWHLKEEIEKLIERGSLSQFVKRDTEARETESERKKERKEEIARRPRPEPAGVVNVIMGGSTGGDSNTTRKKAARTVYSVSPGAPNAKKFRSVSFSEVDSRGLSVPHEDALVVKGRLNNFEVSRMLVDTGSSVNMITMEVFGRIGLKKENLTHVSTPLVGLGGKSVQVEGSLEINIQLGDGEIYKEIRAEFIVVNMDFAYNAILGRPLLHDTCASICMRYLLMKIPTREGDAEVRGCQKSAREAYFTALRKVHITLPVLTMEPPEKKERAEHYGRTEKIELSPGKEIEVGDELEKEIKRSLTENLRSLGDSFAWTTDELIGVDPDVICHRLNIATDAKAVIQKKRRHSPEKQLAIAEEVARLKAANVIKDAYYPKWVANVVMVKKSNGTYRMCVDFTDLNKACPKDSFPLPHIDQLVDSTAGHALYTFLDAKAGYHQIPMAPEDQEKTAFITDQGLFCYKMMPFGLKNAGATYQRLVNSIFRDQIGKHMEVYVDDMIIKSIRAEDHPTDVKIVLETLKRYQLKLNPEKCVFGVPAGKFLGYMVSQRGIEANPDKIEAVLKMTPPRSIHEVQKLNGRITALGRFMSCSAKRCLPFFKTLKQIKNFTWTAECQQAFEELKSFLSSPPLLARPDPGDVLYLYISCSDETIAGVLVSEKGGEQYPIYYISKVLRDAELRYPKLEKLALCVYTATIKLRHYFEGHQIIVRTDQPLRKILQKAETSGRIAEWAVKIGSLGVIYEARKALKAQALADFFAELTFKEPMEDKTTPWEMHVDGAVCGEGAGIGVVLKGPGRIQMEYSARLEFPASNNVAEYEALITGLQLCEELNISEVQIYSDSQLVVNQVSGNFEVKEATLKKYAKQAKTFFADNGRSWSLQQIPRAMNGRSDELAKWAATKNYDSMRNIPHEIKRQPNFQEEIEEGEVLMVEGEENWMSPLTAYLANGILPEDKKEAKRIVILSSKFGIYNGQLYKRSFTHPWLRCVNKEEGEYIMKELHEGTCGAHDGASTLVRKALLQGYYWPTMKEQATTLVRGCWPCQQHALVPRKQASEMKPIGSAWPFAQWGMDILGPLPLATGQRKFLVVAIDHFTKWIEAEPLAKITQQRITNFFFRSILCRFGIPKVLITDNGKQFDSAKFRKFCAEYQIDLRFTSVYHPQSNGQTEVANRILLAGLKRRLDECKGRWVEELYSVLWNYRTTPRESTGETPFALAYGTEAVIPVEIGAPTPRTEDNQLNLEENEEELRNNLDLLVEKINRSDIRMEAYRQKMAKHFNSHVKKRKFKLGDLVMRKTEVKKGEAGSGKLQPNWEGPYTISEVIKEGTFKLTNSMGRIIPRTWNANNLRKI from the coding sequence ATGGATCCCCCACGAGATAATACTCTACCAGCTACCAACCGAGAAGACAGGGAAACAGAACCACCGGCCCTAAATCTGTTTCCCCCAACCagcgaagaaggagaaaccagcGACCCCCTGGCGATAAGACAGACGATACCTCCGATAGCCGTAGCACCTGATGAAGAGCCAATCAACAACCAAGCAATGTTCAAGGCTTTCCTAGAAATCACCAGTCTACTCAAAGACATCAAACAGAGTATCTCGTTAAAATCGCCAGAGCAGGGATCAGCGAAATCACCAGTACAGAAGTCAACGTCAACCATGGACAAGGGAAAAGAACCGATGCGAGAGGAAGATGCCCCTGAAAATTCCGCAAGGAAACAAAATGCCCCCATCGTAATTCCAGACGAAGAACGTTGGATGGATGAACAACACACCCTCAAAGGCGGAGAAGAGCATCTGGAGGAAAAAGTTCGCCAAGTCATGAGCAGGCTTGGAATAAGATGTGAAGACGTGGACATCTCTCTTCGAAGTGACTCACCACTCGCAGATTTCATCATCTCTCACGAATTCCCTACAAAGTTCAGATACCCCCCAAATTTGGAGTCATACGATGGAACAGGCTGTCCCAAGAGCCATATTCACAAATTCCAAGCGGTGATCAATGTTCAGACAAACTTGGATCACGTACTATGCAAACTTTTTCCTACTACCTTAAAAGGTCTGGCGCAGGAATGGTACCAGAGTTTAAAGCCAGGATCAGTGCTGACATTCAAACAATTCTCAGGACTTTTCCAGGCTAGATTCGTAGCATGCATCCCTCAAAAGAAACTGTCCACAGATCTGCTGGCCATCATGCAATGGGAAGGAGAGACACTCAGGAAGTATGTAGAAAGATTCAATAAGGAGGCGATGCAGATAGAAGACCTGAGCCAGGAGATCGCCTACACAGCATTACTCAATGGAACTACCAACTCCGACCTACGAAAGGAATTGTTggctaaatcaccaaaatcattTACCACACTGATGACCATCGCACATACACAGATCAGAGTGGATGATGGCCAAAGAGAGATAGAGAATCGCCTCGGACGGGTAGAAGAACGAACGTTTGCAGGAAGAAGAAATGGGGACAGATCGCCCATAGGAAAGAGGTTCGGAGAAAAAGGCAACGaccatttcagaaataaaaggaaaaaagacgAAGATAGGCGATATACGCCCCTGAACACAACCAGAACCAACGTACTGTTTTGGGTAAAAGACAGCCGAGAGAAGGTCAGATGGCCAAGGAAGATGAACGCTGCATCAGCCAGCAAAAGAGACAATAGCAAATACTGTGAATTTCACAGAGACAACGGCCACACCACAGATGAATGCTGGCACCTGAAGGAGGAGATAGAGAAGCTGATAGAAAGGGGATCCCTTTCCCAGTTCGTAAAAAGGGACACCGAAGCCAGAGAGACGgaatcagaaagaaagaaagagcggAAAGAAGAAATCGCCAGAAGACCCAGACCAGAGCCAGCAGGCGTGGTTAACGTAATAATGGGCGGATCGACCGGAGGAGACAGCAATACTACAAGGAAGAAAGCTGCAAGAACAGTCTACTCGGTTAGCCCAGGTGCACCGAATGCTAAGAAATTCAGAAGCGTATCTTTTTCGGAGGTCGATAGTCGTGGCTTATCAGTCCCCCATGAGGACGCCCTAGTTGTCAAGGGGCGACTCAACAATTTCGAGGTATCTCGAATGCTCGTAGACACGGGAAGTTCGGTAAACATGATCACGATGGAGGTGTTCGGCAGAATTGGactcaagaaagaaaatttgacaCATGTCTCTACTCCACTAGTGGGACTAGGAGGCAAATCTGTACAGGTGGAAGGATCACTGGAGATAAACATCCAACTGGGGGATGGAGAGATCTACAAAGAGATCCGAGCAGAATTCATCGTGGTCAATATGGATTTCGCATACAACGCAATTCTCGGAAGGCCACTCTTGCACGATACGTGCGCATCCATTTGCATGAGGTACCTACTGATGAAAATCCCAACCAGAGAAGGCGATGCCGAAGTCAGAGGATGCCAAAAGTCAGCCAGAGAAGCATACTTTACAGCTCTCAGGAAAGTACATATAACCTTGCCAGTACTAACAATGGAACCTCCAGAGAAGAAGGAAAGGGCGGAGCATTATGGGCGAACTGAGAAAATCGAATTATCCCCAGGAAAGGAGATAGAAGTGGGAGATGAGCTagaaaaagaaatcaaacgATCTCTGACCGAAAACCTCAGATCGCTTGGAGACTCCTTTGCCTGGACAACAGACGAATTGATCGGAGTAGACCCGGACGTCATATGTCATCGGTTAAACATAGCGACCGACGCGAAGGCAGTGATACAAAAGAAGAGAAGGCACTCGCCCGAAAAACAACTCGCCATCGCAGAAGAGGTCGCCCGGTTAAAAGCAGCAAACGTGATCAAAGACGCCTATTACCCCAAGTGGGTAGCAAATGTGGTGATGGTAAAAAAGTCCAATGGCACTTACCGAATGTGCGTGGACTTCACAGATCTGAATAAAGCATGTCCCAAAGATAGTTTCCCACTCCCACACATTGATCAGTTAGTAGACTCCACAGCAGGTCACGCCCTCTATACATTCCTAGATGCCAAGGCGGGATATCACCAGATACCCATGGCACCTGAAGATCAGGAGAAAACGGCCTTCATAACGGACCAGGGATTATTTTGTTACAAGATGATGCCCTTCGGTCTGAAGAACGCAGGAGCCACATATCAGCGGCTGGTGAACTCAATATTCAGAGATCAGATAGGAAAacacatggaagtttatgtggatgacatgattATCAAGAGCATCCGAGCTGAAGACCACCCAACAGATGTGAAGATAGTCCTGGAGACGCTAAAGAGATACCAGCTAAAACTCAATCCGGAAAAGTGCGTATTCGGAGTACCGGCAGGCAAGTTCCTGGGATACATGGTCTCTCAGAGGGGTATCGAGGCCAACCCAGATAAAATCGAAGCGGTCTTAAAAATGACACCGCCACGGAGCATACATGAAGTCCAGAAGCTCAACGGCCGGATCACGGCTCTAGGTCGGTTCATGTCCTGCTCGGCAAAACGATGCCTGCCTTTCTTCAAAACCCTGAAACAGATCAAGAACTTCACATGGACCGCAGAATGCCAGCAGGCGTTTGAAGAGTTGAAAAGCTTCCTATCCTCGCCCCCACTGTTGGCGAGACCGGATCCGGGCGAcgtgttatatttatacatctcttGCTCTGACGAAACAATAGCAGGAGTATTGGTGTCGGAAAAAGGAGGCGAACAATACCCGATCTACTACATTAGCAAAGTACTCAGAGATGCGGAGCTGAGATACCCGAAGTTGGAGAAGCTGGCGCTGTGCGTATACACCGCCACCATCAAGCTCCGACATTACTTCGAAGGGCACCAAATCATTGTACGGACCGACCAACCATTACGAAAAATCCTCCAGAAGGCAGAGACAAGTGGACGCATAGCAGAATGGGCCGTCAAAATAGGAAGTCTGGGCGTTATCTATGAAGCTCGGAAAGCACTGAAAGCTCAAGCACTAGCCGACTTCTTCGCTGAATTAACATTCAAAGAACCCATGGAGGACAAAACGACTCCCTGGGAGATGCACGTCGATGGAGCAGTTTGCGGAGAAGGAGCAGGCATCGGAGTCGTGCTCAAAGGACCAGGAAGAATCCAAATGGAATACTCAGCAAGACTCGAATTTCCAGCTTCCAACAATGTTGCGGAATATGAGGCGCTGATAACAGGGTTGCAATTATGCGAAGAGCTTAACATCTCCGAAGTCCAGATCTACAGTGATTCACAACTGGTTGTGAACCAAGTCTCGGGGAACTTCGAAGTAAAAGAAGCTACGTTGAAGAAGTACGCCAAGCAGGCCAAAACCTTCTTTGCCGATAATGGGCGATCCTGGTCGCTACAGCAAATACCCAGAGCAATGAATGGAAGATCAGACGAATTGGCAAAGTGGGCAGCAACAAAGAATTACGACTCAATGAGAAACATTCCTCATGAAATCAAACGACAGCCTAACTTTCAAGAAGAAATTGAGGAAGGCGAAGTACTGATGGTAGAAGGGGAAGAAAACTGGATGTCCCCCCTCACAGCATACCTGGCTAATGGAATACTCCCCGAGGATAAGAAGGAAGCCAAAAGGATAGTGATACTCTCATCAAAGTTCGGAATATACAACGGCCAGCTGTACAAACGGTCATTCACCCATCCCTGGCTAAGATGTGTGAACAAAGAAGAAGGAGAGTACATCATGAAAGAATTACATGAGGGGACCTGCGGAGCACATGACGGAGCATCAACACTGGTCAGGAAAGCACTGCTACAAGGCTATTATTGGCCCACGATGAAAGAACAAGCTACAACCCTAGTAAGGGGATGCTGGCCGTGCCAGCAACATGCCTTGGTACCAAGAAAGCAAGCTTCAGAAATGAAACCCATCGGCAGTGCATGGCCGTTCGCCCAGTGGGGTATGGACATCCTGGGACCTCTCCCTTTGGCCACAGGACAACGGAAGTTCCTGGTAGTGGCAATCGACCacttcaccaagtggatagaggcagaaccactggcaaaaatcacccaacaacgcataactaactttttctttagatctatcttgtgcaggtttggaataccgaaggtgctgatcacagacaacggaaagcagttcgacTCAGCAAAGTTTAGAAAGTTTTGTGCCGAGTATCAGATCGACCTAAGGTTCACTTCGGTTTACCATCCACAATCGAATGGGCAAACCGAAGTGGCCAACAGAATCCTACTGGCCGGACTAAAAAGAAGACTAGACGAGTGCAAAGGAAGATGGGTAGAAGAACTCTACAGCGTCCTATGGAACTACCGTACCACCCCTAGAGAATCAACGGGCGAAACTCCATTCGCCCTAGCCTATGGAACGGAGGCTGTAATTCCTGTAGAGATCGGCGCACCCACGCCAAGGACAGAAGACAACCAGCTAAACCTAGAAGAAAACGAAGAAGAGCTCAGGAACAATCTGGATCTCCTGGTTGAAAAAATCAACAGATCAGACATCAGGATGGAAGCCTACAGACAAAAgatggccaaacatttcaacagccatgtaaagaaaagaaaattcaaactagGCGACCTAGTCATGCGAAAAACCGAAgtcaaaaaaggagaagcaGGAAGTGGAAAACTGCAgccaaactgggaaggaccttacACCATCAGCGAGGTCATTAAAGAAGGAACATTTAAACTCACCAACTCCATGGGAAGAATCATACCAAGGACATGGAACGCCAACAACTTGAGAAAAATTTAG